The proteins below come from a single Methanobrevibacter oralis genomic window:
- a CDS encoding TIGR02710 family CRISPR-associated CARF protein: protein MSWKDVAMLITVGTGVGGDDARDSLAHGILFSIIHHRPKKVVFFGSDDSKNTIISLKKQYLKEIGEELDYDEFILVNEIDSFSKYFREIKYKILELNNDYDIVIDYTSGTKTMTMAAAFASMLYRKKLIFINGKREKGIVIKGTEKASSQNLYLVYDELMISKIKELFNINRFEAGRVLLEDIVDDNNDKEIYARLFNIYNYFDKVDYENAFKLFDKDFLGILIKKWPHLRGKFIDNRRSIQTMTEKNNKYRCYYILASLLNNARRRYEENKYDDAIARLYRSLELIAQIRLIKQYSLSSSNIDVEYLKKRNLDEEYIDKLSNLRNEQDNIRLSLFQDYELLCYLNDDLGIFFMNNKSEISNCLEFRNKSILAHGLNNLSKEEYYKFEAIVLKIANILNENISDFLNQTMFPYFD from the coding sequence ATGTCCTGGAAAGATGTTGCAATGTTAATTACTGTTGGTACTGGTGTTGGAGGGGATGATGCTAGAGATAGCTTGGCTCATGGAATTTTATTTTCAATTATTCATCATCGCCCAAAAAAAGTTGTATTTTTTGGTTCAGATGATTCAAAAAACACGATTATTTCATTAAAAAAACAGTATTTGAAAGAAATTGGTGAAGAATTAGATTATGATGAATTTATTTTGGTTAATGAAATTGATAGCTTTAGCAAATATTTTAGAGAAATAAAATATAAGATTCTTGAATTAAATAATGATTATGACATTGTTATAGATTATACTTCAGGTACTAAAACAATGACAATGGCTGCTGCTTTTGCTTCAATGTTATATAGGAAAAAACTAATTTTTATAAATGGCAAACGTGAAAAAGGCATTGTAATTAAAGGAACCGAAAAGGCTTCTTCACAAAATCTTTATTTAGTCTATGATGAGTTAATGATATCTAAAATTAAAGAATTATTTAATATTAATCGTTTTGAAGCGGGTAGAGTTTTACTTGAGGATATTGTTGATGATAATAATGATAAAGAGATTTATGCTCGTTTATTTAATATTTATAATTATTTTGATAAAGTTGATTATGAAAATGCTTTTAAATTATTTGATAAGGATTTTTTAGGGATTTTAATTAAAAAATGGCCTCATTTAAGAGGTAAATTTATCGATAATAGGAGATCTATTCAAACAATGACTGAAAAAAATAATAAATATAGATGTTACTATATTTTAGCAAGTTTATTAAATAATGCTCGAAGGAGATATGAGGAAAATAAGTATGATGATGCTATTGCTCGTTTATATCGTTCTTTAGAGTTAATTGCACAAATTAGACTCATTAAACAATATAGCTTATCTTCTTCCAATATTGATGTTGAATATCTAAAAAAACGTAATTTAGATGAAGAATATATTGATAAACTTTCAAATTTGAGAAATGAGCAAGACAACATTAGATTGAGTCTTTTTCAAGATTATGAACTTCTTTGTTATTTAAATGATGATTTGGGCATATTTTTTATGAATAATAAAAGTGAAATTTCTAACTGTTTGGAATTTAGAAATAAATCTATTTTAGCACATGGTTTAAATAATCTGTCTAAGGAGGAATATTATAAATTTGAAGCAATAGTTTTAAAAATAGCAAATATTTTAAATGAAAATATTTCAGATTTTTTAAATCAGACAATGTTTCCGTATTTTGATTAA